GGCGTGGCGTGTCGCGCTCGGCGCTCATCCGCAGCGCGCTCGAGGAGTTCCTCCGCAACGACCAGGAGATGGCGATCAGCCAGCAGATCGTCGACGGCTACATGCGGATCCCACCCGCGACCCCGGACGAGTGGGGTGACCTGGCGGCCGTGACCGACCAAGCGAGCGTCGACCTGCTGCGTCGCCTCGACGCCGAGGAGGGCCGCCAGGGACTCCAACCGTGGTAGCCCGTGGTGAGATGTGGTGGTATGAGGATCCACGAGCCGGTCGCCGACCCTTCCTCGTCCTCGCCCGCAACGAGGCCATCCAGGTCTTGAACCAGGTGCTCGGGGTGCCGGCCACACGCACGATCCGAGGTATCCCTACCGAGGTGGAGCTCGACCGCTCAGACGGCATGCCGACGCGGTGCGCTCTTACCCTCGACAACCTCACGGTCATCCGCGTCGCCCTGTGCACAGGGCGGATCAC
This Actinomycetes bacterium DNA region includes the following protein-coding sequences:
- a CDS encoding CopG family transcriptional regulator; the protein is MNRVQTMVQLTDELVDLLDREAARRGVSRSALIRSALEEFLRNDQEMAISQQIVDGYMRIPPATPDEWGDLAAVTDQASVDLLRRLDAEEGRQGLQPW
- a CDS encoding type II toxin-antitoxin system PemK/MazF family toxin, which encodes MVARGEMWWYEDPRAGRRPFLVLARNEAIQVLNQVLGVPATRTIRGIPTEVELDRSDGMPTRCALTLDNLTVIRVALCTGRITRLSPERMHAVCEALRHATSC